From Electrophorus electricus isolate fEleEle1 chromosome 8, fEleEle1.pri, whole genome shotgun sequence, the proteins below share one genomic window:
- the LOC113582927 gene encoding disintegrin and metalloproteinase domain-containing protein 11-like isoform X3, whose translation MLAVRCLMFVAVGAMFSVTADSDGSSPSQDRGSWDRIFPADQQGGYRMTEEVTYPKRLSQQGDSDEETALTSLGTRIRDGAGASTIHLAQSNFQVEVFGKIFILDLQLNHHLLSSNYVERDFDQDGKPSQSTGGEHCYYHGTLREIPGSWAALSTCHGLCGVFSDGLYSYNVEPLLNFIDQASGAHLVRKRPDFRLPTSCPGCLKTSENEEVSEDDLSNEEYEASLPQHKQGSKRIRRQVYRSRVHTETKYIELMVINDLEMFVQLRHSTTQMRNFAKAAVNMADALYKEQLNTRIVLVAMETWSSGNPISVVANPQTTLQSFMQYRRDGMREHSDALYLFSGSTFHSSRSGSAYTGGVCSSTRGGGIIEYGSVGSMAISLCQSLGQNIGMKWNNIRSAAGDCRCPDSWLGCIMEDTGYYLPRKFSRCSIDEYLQFLLQGGGSCLFNKPSKLLDPPECGNGFVEPGEECDCGSQVECARSGGSCCKKCTLTHDAMCSTGLCCRECKYEQRGVMCRDIVNDCDIPETCTGDSSQCPHNVHKLDGYMCDNNQGRCYNGRCRTLDNQCKGLWGYSAADRFCYEKLNAEGTEKGNCGHSPGGQGWLQCNKPDVLCGFLFCSNMTAKPKFGDLQGEVTSLTLYHQNKYLDCRGGHAVLEDGSDLGYVEDGTACGPNMMCLEHRCLPLSSFNISTCTGSSSGLTCSNHGTCSNEVKCICEQDYTGKDCSVFDPIPDPTPPPGQDKKGISGEEDLVEDSKSLYVSPFTQLCISTLKLMSSTHLLL comes from the exons ATGCTCGCGGTGCGATGCCTCATGTTTGTTGCAGTTGGCGCGATGTTTTCCGTAACAG CAGACTCGGACGGCAGCTCTCCGTCGCAGGATCGGGGATCGTGGGATCGGATTTTCCCGGCGGATCAGCAGGGAGGATATCGTATGACCGAGGAGGTCACGTACCCTAAGCGCCTCTCGCAGCAGGGAGACTCGGACGAAGAGACGGCGCTTACCAGCCTGGGAACACGAATAAGAGACGGTGCCGGAGCGTCGACG ATCCATTTGGCCCAGAGCAATTTCCAGGTGGAGGTGTTTGGAAAGATTTTCATCTTAGATCTACAACTAAACCA TCATCTGCTATCTTCCAATTATGTAGAGCGTGACTTTGACCAAGATGGAAAACCGTCACAATCGACA gGAGGAGAACACTGTTATTATCACGGCACATTGAGGGAAATTCCAGGTTCCTGGGCAGCCCTGTCAACCTGTCATGGCCTTTG TGGCGTATTCTCAGATGGGCTCTATTCCTACAACGTCGAACCCCTTCTCAATTTTATTGATCAg GCCAGCGGGGCTCATTTGGTGAGAAAGAGGCCTGACTTTAGACTGCCAACCTCCTGTCCAG GTTGTCTGAAAACCTCGGAGAATGAGGAAGTCTCCGAAGATGATTTATCCAATGAGGAGTATGAGGCCAGCCTTCCTCAGCACAAACAGGGTTCAAAACGTATCAGACGACAG GTATACCGGTCCAGGGTACACACCGAGACAAAATATATTGAGCTGATGGTTATCAACGACCTTGAAATG tttgtaCAGTTGCGCCACTCCACCACCCAGATGAGGAACTTTGCCAAAGCTGCTGTGAACATGGCAGATGCA CTCTACAAGGAACAGCTGAATACCCGCATTGtgctggttgccatggagacctgGTCATCAGGGAACCCAATTTCAGTGGTTGCCAACCCCCAGACAACGCTGCAGAGCTTCATGCAGTATCGCAGGGATGGTATGCGGGAGCACAGTGATGCCTTGTACCTTTTCTC GGGAAGCACATTTCACAGCAGCCGCAGTGGATCTGCATAcactggtggtgtgtgttcaaGCACAAGAGGTGGAGGGATcattgag TACGGCAGCGTTGGCTCTATGGCTATCTCTCTGTGCCAGAGTCTGGGACAAAACATTGGCATGAAATGGAACAACATTCGCAGTGCTGCAG GAGACTGTCGGTGTCCTGACTCTTGGCTCGGATGTATAATGGAAGACACTGG GTACTACCTACCGCGGAAATTCTCTCGCTGTAGCATAGATGAATACTTGCAGTTCCTGCTTCAAGGCGGAGGAAGTTGTCTTTTCAATAAGCCCAGTAAG TTACTAGACCCTCCAGAGTGTGGGAACGGCTTTGTGGAACCAGGAGAGGAATGTGACTGTGGGTCTCAGGTG GAGTGTGCACGCAGTGGAGGATCCTGCTGTAAGAAGTGCACTCTTACCCACGATGCAATGTGCAGTACTGGACTCTGCTGTCGGGAATGCAAA TATGAACAGAGAGGAGTGATGTGTAGAGACATTGTAAATGACTGTGACATCCCAGAAACCTGCACTGGAGACTCAAGTCAG TGTCCACACAATGTTCACAAGCTAGATGGATACATGTGTGACAACAATCAG GGTCGCTGTTATAATGGTCGTTGTCGAACCCTTGACAATCAGTGCAAAGGACTGTGGGGCTATA GTGCAGCAGACAGATTCTGCTATGAGAAGTTAAATGCTGAAGGAACAGAGAAAGGAAACTGTGGACATTCTCCTGGGGGACAGGGCTGGTTACAGTGCAATAAACC GGACGTCTTGTGCGGGTTCCTCTTCTGTTCTAACATGACAGCGAAGCCAAAATTTGGGGATTTGCAAGGGGAAGTGACAAGTTTGACCCTCTACCACCAGAACAAGTATCTGGACTGCCG cggtgGGCATGCTGTCCTAGAGGATGGCTCAGATTTGGGTTATGTGGAGGATGGAACCGCGTGTGGTCCTAACATGATGTGTTTAGAGCATCGCTGCCTCCCTCTCAGCTCCTTCAACATCAGCACGTGTACTGGATCCAGTTCAGGGCTGACCTGCTCCAATCATGGC acATGCAGTAATGAAGTAAAGTGCATTTGTGAGCAAGATTACACAGGGAAGGACTGTAGTGTGTTTGACCCCATCCCTGAccccacacctcctccaggTCAAGACAAGAAAG GAATATCCGGAGAGGAAG ATCTGGTGGAGGATAGCAAATCCCTTTACGTGTCTCCCTTTACACAGCTGTGTATTTCCACACTGAAGCTCATGTCTtccactcacctcctcctgtaA
- the LOC113582927 gene encoding disintegrin and metalloproteinase domain-containing protein 11-like isoform X1, whose product MLAVRCLMFVAVGAMFSVTADSDGSSPSQDRGSWDRIFPADQQGGYRMTEEVTYPKRLSQQGDSDEETALTSLGTRIRDGAGASTIHLAQSNFQVEVFGKIFILDLQLNHHLLSSNYVERDFDQDGKPSQSTGGEHCYYHGTLREIPGSWAALSTCHGLCGVFSDGLYSYNVEPLLNFIDQASGAHLVRKRPDFRLPTSCPGCLKTSENEEVSEDDLSNEEYEASLPQHKQGSKRIRRQVYRSRVHTETKYIELMVINDLEMFVQLRHSTTQMRNFAKAAVNMADALYKEQLNTRIVLVAMETWSSGNPISVVANPQTTLQSFMQYRRDGMREHSDALYLFSGSTFHSSRSGSAYTGGVCSSTRGGGIIEYGSVGSMAISLCQSLGQNIGMKWNNIRSAAGDCRCPDSWLGCIMEDTGYYLPRKFSRCSIDEYLQFLLQGGGSCLFNKPSKLLDPPECGNGFVEPGEECDCGSQVECARSGGSCCKKCTLTHDAMCSTGLCCRECKYEQRGVMCRDIVNDCDIPETCTGDSSQCPHNVHKLDGYMCDNNQGRCYNGRCRTLDNQCKGLWGYSAADRFCYEKLNAEGTEKGNCGHSPGGQGWLQCNKPDVLCGFLFCSNMTAKPKFGDLQGEVTSLTLYHQNKYLDCRGGHAVLEDGSDLGYVEDGTACGPNMMCLEHRCLPLSSFNISTCTGSSSGLTCSNHGTCSNEVKCICEQDYTGKDCSVFDPIPDPTPPPGQDKKGPSGTNIIIGSIAGAILLAAIVLGGTGWGFKNIRRGRSGGG is encoded by the exons ATGCTCGCGGTGCGATGCCTCATGTTTGTTGCAGTTGGCGCGATGTTTTCCGTAACAG CAGACTCGGACGGCAGCTCTCCGTCGCAGGATCGGGGATCGTGGGATCGGATTTTCCCGGCGGATCAGCAGGGAGGATATCGTATGACCGAGGAGGTCACGTACCCTAAGCGCCTCTCGCAGCAGGGAGACTCGGACGAAGAGACGGCGCTTACCAGCCTGGGAACACGAATAAGAGACGGTGCCGGAGCGTCGACG ATCCATTTGGCCCAGAGCAATTTCCAGGTGGAGGTGTTTGGAAAGATTTTCATCTTAGATCTACAACTAAACCA TCATCTGCTATCTTCCAATTATGTAGAGCGTGACTTTGACCAAGATGGAAAACCGTCACAATCGACA gGAGGAGAACACTGTTATTATCACGGCACATTGAGGGAAATTCCAGGTTCCTGGGCAGCCCTGTCAACCTGTCATGGCCTTTG TGGCGTATTCTCAGATGGGCTCTATTCCTACAACGTCGAACCCCTTCTCAATTTTATTGATCAg GCCAGCGGGGCTCATTTGGTGAGAAAGAGGCCTGACTTTAGACTGCCAACCTCCTGTCCAG GTTGTCTGAAAACCTCGGAGAATGAGGAAGTCTCCGAAGATGATTTATCCAATGAGGAGTATGAGGCCAGCCTTCCTCAGCACAAACAGGGTTCAAAACGTATCAGACGACAG GTATACCGGTCCAGGGTACACACCGAGACAAAATATATTGAGCTGATGGTTATCAACGACCTTGAAATG tttgtaCAGTTGCGCCACTCCACCACCCAGATGAGGAACTTTGCCAAAGCTGCTGTGAACATGGCAGATGCA CTCTACAAGGAACAGCTGAATACCCGCATTGtgctggttgccatggagacctgGTCATCAGGGAACCCAATTTCAGTGGTTGCCAACCCCCAGACAACGCTGCAGAGCTTCATGCAGTATCGCAGGGATGGTATGCGGGAGCACAGTGATGCCTTGTACCTTTTCTC GGGAAGCACATTTCACAGCAGCCGCAGTGGATCTGCATAcactggtggtgtgtgttcaaGCACAAGAGGTGGAGGGATcattgag TACGGCAGCGTTGGCTCTATGGCTATCTCTCTGTGCCAGAGTCTGGGACAAAACATTGGCATGAAATGGAACAACATTCGCAGTGCTGCAG GAGACTGTCGGTGTCCTGACTCTTGGCTCGGATGTATAATGGAAGACACTGG GTACTACCTACCGCGGAAATTCTCTCGCTGTAGCATAGATGAATACTTGCAGTTCCTGCTTCAAGGCGGAGGAAGTTGTCTTTTCAATAAGCCCAGTAAG TTACTAGACCCTCCAGAGTGTGGGAACGGCTTTGTGGAACCAGGAGAGGAATGTGACTGTGGGTCTCAGGTG GAGTGTGCACGCAGTGGAGGATCCTGCTGTAAGAAGTGCACTCTTACCCACGATGCAATGTGCAGTACTGGACTCTGCTGTCGGGAATGCAAA TATGAACAGAGAGGAGTGATGTGTAGAGACATTGTAAATGACTGTGACATCCCAGAAACCTGCACTGGAGACTCAAGTCAG TGTCCACACAATGTTCACAAGCTAGATGGATACATGTGTGACAACAATCAG GGTCGCTGTTATAATGGTCGTTGTCGAACCCTTGACAATCAGTGCAAAGGACTGTGGGGCTATA GTGCAGCAGACAGATTCTGCTATGAGAAGTTAAATGCTGAAGGAACAGAGAAAGGAAACTGTGGACATTCTCCTGGGGGACAGGGCTGGTTACAGTGCAATAAACC GGACGTCTTGTGCGGGTTCCTCTTCTGTTCTAACATGACAGCGAAGCCAAAATTTGGGGATTTGCAAGGGGAAGTGACAAGTTTGACCCTCTACCACCAGAACAAGTATCTGGACTGCCG cggtgGGCATGCTGTCCTAGAGGATGGCTCAGATTTGGGTTATGTGGAGGATGGAACCGCGTGTGGTCCTAACATGATGTGTTTAGAGCATCGCTGCCTCCCTCTCAGCTCCTTCAACATCAGCACGTGTACTGGATCCAGTTCAGGGCTGACCTGCTCCAATCATGGC acATGCAGTAATGAAGTAAAGTGCATTTGTGAGCAAGATTACACAGGGAAGGACTGTAGTGTGTTTGACCCCATCCCTGAccccacacctcctccaggTCAAGACAAGAAAG GTCCCAGTGGTACCAATATAATCATAGGCTCCATTGCGGGGGCTATTCTCCTGGCAGCTATAGTCCTGGGGGGCACAGGCTGGGGATTTAA GAATATCCGGAGAGGAAG ATCTGGTGGAGGATAG
- the LOC113582927 gene encoding disintegrin and metalloproteinase domain-containing protein 11-like isoform X2 translates to MLAVRCLMFVAVGAMFSVTDSDGSSPSQDRGSWDRIFPADQQGGYRMTEEVTYPKRLSQQGDSDEETALTSLGTRIRDGAGASTIHLAQSNFQVEVFGKIFILDLQLNHHLLSSNYVERDFDQDGKPSQSTGGEHCYYHGTLREIPGSWAALSTCHGLCGVFSDGLYSYNVEPLLNFIDQASGAHLVRKRPDFRLPTSCPGCLKTSENEEVSEDDLSNEEYEASLPQHKQGSKRIRRQVYRSRVHTETKYIELMVINDLEMFVQLRHSTTQMRNFAKAAVNMADALYKEQLNTRIVLVAMETWSSGNPISVVANPQTTLQSFMQYRRDGMREHSDALYLFSGSTFHSSRSGSAYTGGVCSSTRGGGIIEYGSVGSMAISLCQSLGQNIGMKWNNIRSAAGDCRCPDSWLGCIMEDTGYYLPRKFSRCSIDEYLQFLLQGGGSCLFNKPSKLLDPPECGNGFVEPGEECDCGSQVECARSGGSCCKKCTLTHDAMCSTGLCCRECKYEQRGVMCRDIVNDCDIPETCTGDSSQCPHNVHKLDGYMCDNNQGRCYNGRCRTLDNQCKGLWGYSAADRFCYEKLNAEGTEKGNCGHSPGGQGWLQCNKPDVLCGFLFCSNMTAKPKFGDLQGEVTSLTLYHQNKYLDCRGGHAVLEDGSDLGYVEDGTACGPNMMCLEHRCLPLSSFNISTCTGSSSGLTCSNHGTCSNEVKCICEQDYTGKDCSVFDPIPDPTPPPGQDKKGPSGTNIIIGSIAGAILLAAIVLGGTGWGFKNIRRGRSGGG, encoded by the exons ATGCTCGCGGTGCGATGCCTCATGTTTGTTGCAGTTGGCGCGATGTTTTCCGTAACAG ACTCGGACGGCAGCTCTCCGTCGCAGGATCGGGGATCGTGGGATCGGATTTTCCCGGCGGATCAGCAGGGAGGATATCGTATGACCGAGGAGGTCACGTACCCTAAGCGCCTCTCGCAGCAGGGAGACTCGGACGAAGAGACGGCGCTTACCAGCCTGGGAACACGAATAAGAGACGGTGCCGGAGCGTCGACG ATCCATTTGGCCCAGAGCAATTTCCAGGTGGAGGTGTTTGGAAAGATTTTCATCTTAGATCTACAACTAAACCA TCATCTGCTATCTTCCAATTATGTAGAGCGTGACTTTGACCAAGATGGAAAACCGTCACAATCGACA gGAGGAGAACACTGTTATTATCACGGCACATTGAGGGAAATTCCAGGTTCCTGGGCAGCCCTGTCAACCTGTCATGGCCTTTG TGGCGTATTCTCAGATGGGCTCTATTCCTACAACGTCGAACCCCTTCTCAATTTTATTGATCAg GCCAGCGGGGCTCATTTGGTGAGAAAGAGGCCTGACTTTAGACTGCCAACCTCCTGTCCAG GTTGTCTGAAAACCTCGGAGAATGAGGAAGTCTCCGAAGATGATTTATCCAATGAGGAGTATGAGGCCAGCCTTCCTCAGCACAAACAGGGTTCAAAACGTATCAGACGACAG GTATACCGGTCCAGGGTACACACCGAGACAAAATATATTGAGCTGATGGTTATCAACGACCTTGAAATG tttgtaCAGTTGCGCCACTCCACCACCCAGATGAGGAACTTTGCCAAAGCTGCTGTGAACATGGCAGATGCA CTCTACAAGGAACAGCTGAATACCCGCATTGtgctggttgccatggagacctgGTCATCAGGGAACCCAATTTCAGTGGTTGCCAACCCCCAGACAACGCTGCAGAGCTTCATGCAGTATCGCAGGGATGGTATGCGGGAGCACAGTGATGCCTTGTACCTTTTCTC GGGAAGCACATTTCACAGCAGCCGCAGTGGATCTGCATAcactggtggtgtgtgttcaaGCACAAGAGGTGGAGGGATcattgag TACGGCAGCGTTGGCTCTATGGCTATCTCTCTGTGCCAGAGTCTGGGACAAAACATTGGCATGAAATGGAACAACATTCGCAGTGCTGCAG GAGACTGTCGGTGTCCTGACTCTTGGCTCGGATGTATAATGGAAGACACTGG GTACTACCTACCGCGGAAATTCTCTCGCTGTAGCATAGATGAATACTTGCAGTTCCTGCTTCAAGGCGGAGGAAGTTGTCTTTTCAATAAGCCCAGTAAG TTACTAGACCCTCCAGAGTGTGGGAACGGCTTTGTGGAACCAGGAGAGGAATGTGACTGTGGGTCTCAGGTG GAGTGTGCACGCAGTGGAGGATCCTGCTGTAAGAAGTGCACTCTTACCCACGATGCAATGTGCAGTACTGGACTCTGCTGTCGGGAATGCAAA TATGAACAGAGAGGAGTGATGTGTAGAGACATTGTAAATGACTGTGACATCCCAGAAACCTGCACTGGAGACTCAAGTCAG TGTCCACACAATGTTCACAAGCTAGATGGATACATGTGTGACAACAATCAG GGTCGCTGTTATAATGGTCGTTGTCGAACCCTTGACAATCAGTGCAAAGGACTGTGGGGCTATA GTGCAGCAGACAGATTCTGCTATGAGAAGTTAAATGCTGAAGGAACAGAGAAAGGAAACTGTGGACATTCTCCTGGGGGACAGGGCTGGTTACAGTGCAATAAACC GGACGTCTTGTGCGGGTTCCTCTTCTGTTCTAACATGACAGCGAAGCCAAAATTTGGGGATTTGCAAGGGGAAGTGACAAGTTTGACCCTCTACCACCAGAACAAGTATCTGGACTGCCG cggtgGGCATGCTGTCCTAGAGGATGGCTCAGATTTGGGTTATGTGGAGGATGGAACCGCGTGTGGTCCTAACATGATGTGTTTAGAGCATCGCTGCCTCCCTCTCAGCTCCTTCAACATCAGCACGTGTACTGGATCCAGTTCAGGGCTGACCTGCTCCAATCATGGC acATGCAGTAATGAAGTAAAGTGCATTTGTGAGCAAGATTACACAGGGAAGGACTGTAGTGTGTTTGACCCCATCCCTGAccccacacctcctccaggTCAAGACAAGAAAG GTCCCAGTGGTACCAATATAATCATAGGCTCCATTGCGGGGGCTATTCTCCTGGCAGCTATAGTCCTGGGGGGCACAGGCTGGGGATTTAA GAATATCCGGAGAGGAAG ATCTGGTGGAGGATAG
- the p3h4 gene encoding endoplasmic reticulum protein SC65, with the protein MDGNAAPRTPSASGIRFAAFLWVSFFISAPVNAQYEKYSFKSFPVTDLMPLDSAYGYALDQYASQNWKESIKYLELSLRLHRLLGESEAHCSQNCSRVSREHQDSGSDVTLRIMRHILVRAACLKKCKANLPIFSKSYPKRETLDAFDTRVPYRYLQYAYYQLNDVEKAVSAAHTYLQRNPGDPLLTKNMNFYKSLFDIEEYLLDHEERPYEAQFLKAVKLYNSGDFSNSLWNMEQACAEYFKAHELCLAMCEGTYDVQEFKDFYPTLAGFYVEVLKCKVKCEEKLTPNVGGFFVEKLVATMYHYMQFAYYKLNDVRNSAPCAASYMLFDPKDQVMQQNLAYYRFYREQWGLQEEDFKPRPEALHYYNQTTKQKEMLKFAQNYLQTDDEDVVSPEEDPTGPSSPPDQEFEGMGDYEETFLSEWWQEPKTKGDTGEEE; encoded by the exons ATGGATGGAAACGCGGCGCCGCGGACTCCAAGCGCGAGTGGAATACGGTTTGCGGCGTTTCTCTGGGTGTCATTCTTCATTTCGGCGCCTGTGAACGCTCAGTATGAGAAATACAGTTTCAAGAGCTTTCCCGTGACGGACCTTATGCCGCTAGATTCGGCTTACGGATATGCGCTAGACCAGTACGCTTCGCAGAACTGGAAAGAAAGTATTAAGTATTTAGAGCTGAGTCTACGCCTTCACCGGCTGTTGGGGGAGAGTGAGGCGCACTGCAGCCAGAACTGCAGCCGAGTGAGCCGGGAGCATCAGGACTCGGGCTCGGACGTTACTCTGCGGATTATGAGGCATATCCTAGTGCGGGCGGCGTGTCTTAAAAAGTGCAAAGCGAACCTCCCAATATTTTCTAAATCATATCCTAAAAGGGAGACTCTGGATGCTTTTGACACCAGGGTACCATACAGGTATCTACAATACGCTTATTACCAG CTGAATGATGTGGAAAAAGCAGTGtcagcagcacacacatacctccAGCGGAACCCTGGGGACCCACTGCTAACCAAGAACATGAACTTCTACAAAAGCCTGTTTGATATAGAGGAGTATCTCCTAGACCACGAGGAGAGGCCTTACGAG GCTCAGTTCCTTAAAGCCGTAAAACTGTACAATTCTGGCGATTTCAGCAACTCTCTGTGGAACATGGAACAGGCGTGTGCAGAGTACTTCAAAGCACACGAACTGTGTCTTGCCATGTGTGAGGGCACCTACGATGTGCAGGAGTTTAAGGACTTTTACCCCACCCTGGCAG gATTTTACGTGGAGGTTCTGAAATGTAAGGTGAAATGTGAAGAAAAGCTGACACCAAACGTCGGCGGTTTCTTTGTGGAGAAACTCGTTGCCACCATGTACCATTACATGCAGTTTGCATATTATAAAC tAAATGATGTGCGTAACTCCGCCCCTTGTGCTGCTAGCTACATGCTGTTTGACCCTAAGGACCAAGTGATGCAGCAGAACCTGGCTTACTACAGGTTCTACAGAGAACAGTGGGGTCTGCAGGAAGAGGACTTCAAACCACGGcct GAGGCCCTGCACTATTATAaccaaacaactaaacaaaaagaaatgctgAAGTTTGCACAAAATTATCTACAGACAGATGATGAG GATGTGGTGAGTCCAGAGGAAGACCCCACTGGCCCCTCTTCCCCTCCTGATCAGGAGTTTGAGGGCATGGGGGACTATGAGGAGACCTTCCTGTCTGAGTGGTGGCAGGAGCCTAAAACTAAAGGAGACACAGGAGAAGAAGAATAG
- the fkbp10a gene encoding peptidyl-prolyl cis-trans isomerase FKBP10: MEFYHAVTFLCVWGGYIGSESRILQDVSVDRYSLPTFCPREVEIGDYVRYHYTGTFTDGRKFDSTYDKGVPFVGQVGFEGKVIPGLDKGVQGMCVNERRKITIPPHLAYGVTGAGTVIPPDSTLVFDILLLDVWNKDDEVETRMLERPRMCRRAVQASDFVRYHYNGSLLNGTHFHSSHRDRSTYDTYVGQGDLIRGLDQGLLGMCIGEKRSITIPPFLAYGDKGHGSKVPAFATVVYEVLMVDVFNVKDDIKVEVQEIPQPCKRKTQVGDYVRYHYNATFQDGTHFDSSYQRNGTYNTYVGMGYVITGMDKALQGVCVGERRRVTVPPHMAYGENGTGDLIPGSAVLVFDLLIIDFHNPKDLVDIKVTHKPLGCSVTSAANDLILYHYNCSLLDGTRLYSSDDSTQPSQTTLGQGKVITGLDKGLQGMCVGERREVIVPPHLGHGESGGSGVPGSAVLRFELELLDLHKGIPEGYLFVWLEDSPQPLFPAMDLNHDQEVPLQEFIAFIKLQVAEGKGRLHPGMDSNIIIRDMFAKQDHNADGRITADELKLQTDEGEVPARDEL; encoded by the exons ATGGAGTTCTATCACGCCGTTACGTTCCTCTGCGTCTGGGGCGGATATATAGGGAGCGAGTCTAGAATATTACAGGACGTGTCAGTCGATCGATACTCATTACCGACGTTTTGTCCGCGGGAGGTCGAAATCGGAGACTACGTGCGGTACCATTACACAGGAACATTTACCGATGGGAGAAAGTTCGACTCCAC atatgATAAAGGAGTCCCATTTGTTGGCCAAGTGGGATTCGAGGGTAAAGTCATCCCTGGCTTGGATAAAGGAGTTcagggaatgtgtgtgaatgagaggagAAAGATCACGATACCACCTCATCTGGCATACGGTGTCACTGGCGCCG GCACCGTTATCCCTCCCGATTCGACGCTGGTGTTTGACATCCTCCTGTTGGACGTGTGGAACAAAGATGATGAGGTTGAGACACGGATGCTGGAACGGCCACGGATGTGCCGGCGTGCAGTGCAGGCCAGTGACTTTGTTAGGTACCACTACAACGGCTCCCTGCTCAATGGAACACACTTCCACTCCAG TCACAGGGACAGAAGCACATACGACACGTATGTGGGGCAGGGCGACCTGATCAGAGGGTTGGACCAGGGTCTGCTGGGTATGTGTATTGGCGAGAAACGCTCCATCACCATCCCTCCCTTTCTGGCCTACGGTGATAAGGGACACG GTTCCAAAGTTCCAGCGTTCGCAACAGTGGTCTACGAGGTGCTGATGGTGGATGTGTTCAACGTGAAGGATGACATAAAGGTGGAGGTGCAGGAGATTCCACAGCCATGCAAGAGGAAGACTCAGGTGGGAGACTACGTCCGCTACCACTACAACGCCACCTTCCAGGATGGCACCCACTTTGACTCCAG ctaccaGCGCAACGGCACATACAACACCTATGTCGGCATGGGCTATGTGATCACTGGGATGGACAAAGCTCTCCAGGGAGTATGTGTGGGGGAGAGGCGAAGAGTGACTGTGCCCCCACACATGGCTTACGGAGAAAACGGAACAG GTGACCTCATCCCAGGTTCTGCTGTGCTGGTCTTTGATCTCCTCATCATCGACTTCCACAACCCAAAGGACTTAGTGGACATTAAGGTCACCCACAAACCACTGGGGTGCAGTGTAACCAGTGCTGCTAATGACCTGATTCTGTACCATTACAACTGTTCCCTGCTGGACGGCACCCGGCTGTACTCCTC GGACGATTCCACCCAGCCTTCGCAGACGACCCTGGGTCAGGGCAAGGTGATCACAGGATTGGACAAGGGGttacagggcatgtgtgtgggtgaaaggAGAGAAGTGATTGTCCCCCCCCACCTAGGTCATGGAGAGAGTGGAG GTTCAGGAGTGCCAGGCAGTGCAGTGCTGCGGTTTgagctggagctgctggacCTTCATAAGGGCATTCCTGAAGGCTACCTGTTTGTGTGGCTGGAGGACAGCCCCCAGCCTCTGTTTCCTGCTATGGACTTGAACCACGACCAAGAGGTTCCCTTGCAGGAG TTTATTGCTTTCATAAAGCTGCAGGTGGCAGAGGGCAAAGGTCGTTTGCACCCAGGGAtggacagtaacatcatcatcCGAGACATGTTCGCCAAGCAGGACCACAATGCTGATGGCAGAATCACAGCCGATGAGCTGAAGCTTCAGACAGATGAGGGAGAGGTTCCAGCGCGTGACGAGCTCTGA